In the Salvia miltiorrhiza cultivar Shanhuang (shh) chromosome 8, IMPLAD_Smil_shh, whole genome shotgun sequence genome, AGAAattgggctacacgatagaacgtgtagccctcgtgtaacccGAGTGTGCAACGCTTACACGATAGACCTTTTACACGATAGGGCTATCGTGTAAGGTCTAACGTGTAAgcgttgtggatgctcttataaattgttttaaagagTTATAAGCTCacccaaacaccctctaagttgAATTTAGCGTCATCAGTCGTATTATCTCGTGGTAGAGCAGCTGCACCCTCAGCTCTAATAACGGCCTCGAGCGATGCTCCTTAGAGCATCGACATCAGCTGACTCGATGGACTGACTCGAATTAGCCAAGTGGATGAATTGATCGATGCAGCGTCGCCTGACTCGAGTCTTGACTCGATTAGATGAGCCAAGTTTGTTCCCATTTAAAAAAGACAACAATTCTAGTTTTTTTGTCAAGAACCCATTGATGGCGTGCAACATGAagaggcgaggttcaagaagatgtaAGAGGCGACACGAAAGGATGTCGCACGAGCCTTTGAAGTgcttcaagctcggtggggaatcattaGAGATCCGGTCCGATCATGGTATATTGAGCATCTCAGAGAGATCATGATGGCATatatcattctccacaacatgattgtggagaatGAAGGGAAAGGTGCTCTGAATTGAAGAGATGATGATTTGAGGAACGAGTCCTATGCTCGCCAATAAGCCCCACTTAGCTTCGAAGACTATGTGCATAGAGACTCAATTCTCAAGGGTAGACCGATGCATGCACAACTTCAATAAGGTTTGATCGAGCACATTTgagcacgtttcggacctctaggatTGAAATAGTTATTTATAtgcttattttaaattttagtagtttaaattaatgcaattttaattcaagtaattctattatttaaatttatgtcatctaaattaaatgaaaaattcaaaaatcaaaactaattctgTAGAGTCAGCAGAATAAGTCAAGAAGGTCAATGCAATACTTGACTCATAAGTGGTCCTGTAGCATAGTTGAGTCAGAGCTTGACTCAACTAATGTCGCACCCCAGAGTTCGAGAGTCGGCCCTTTCCTCTGCGCCAAATTTGAAGTGGATTTTATATGACTTGTGTAATGCATGCGCCAATATTAAacttgatttttgatttttcgaGATTGTTTTTCTGGCCCGAAGCATCCTCATCCTTTTGCAAGATTTGCTTGACAATACCAATCTCTCCTTCATTGGCTCAGCCAAAAATGATGGAGTCATCCGCAAAAAAGAGGTGACTAATTGACGGAGCAGTGCTACAAAGTTGGGTGTAAGCTAGATAAAGTCTCTGCACaaaagagaaagagataaaGGTGAGAGCGGATCCCCTTAACAGAGACCGCCGCGCTCGTGCATGAAAGGAAAACCAGGCACACCATTAATCAATCAGCACTTAAAAAGAGACAATAATCACATAATTAACTCAACAATCCCATATGCAACATAGTATTTCCAAGGAAGCCCCATTTAATAATCGTATGGTAAGCCTTGACCATGTCCAACCTAAAACCAAATACCCCTTTACTTCTAGCTTTCTTATGctgatgaaataaaatataaaaatcaaagaaagtGGAAAATTTCGAGAATATTTCCAATTGGGACTAAAAGCATGTGATAAGGATAAGTGGAGTGGCTTAATTTTTTGCCAAATTAAACGAATCGAATTTGGAATATTTGTAAGCATGTGATTAGTTTGGGATGAAGTGGTTTATAAAAGAAAGAATGGTTTTGGGTTTGGGTTGTATTGTGTTGTGATGGACAAACTAGTCCAAGTCTCCGACCAGGAGATCCTCATCGACTTCTCCCTGGGCTGCAAATGCCGCACCACCATCCGCCTCAAGTCCCTCATCTCCACCGCCCCACTAGCTTTCAAGGTCCAGACCTCCTCCCCTCACAAATTCCTCGTCAATCCCCCCACCGGCCTCGTCCCCCCGCTCTCCTCCGCCTCCTTCCAGATCGTCCTCAAGCCCCAGCCCCACCTCCCCTCTTCCTTCCCCCGCTCCCCCTCCGACCGTTTCCTCCTCAAAACCGCCGCCGCACCCGACCTCCCCGACTCCACTCACTCCGACCTCGTCAACCACTGGTTCGCCTCCTTCCCTCCCCGCCCCACCCACGACGTCAAGCTCAAGGTCTACTTCGTCGGCCCCTTCCTCCTCGCCCACGCCGTCGCCGCCGGGGACTTCGAAGCGGTCAGGGGAATCGTCAAGCGGCAGCGCTCGCTGGTCCCCGAGTTGCCGCTGCGGGAGGCTGAGTCGCTGTACCGAGTCGCGGCTCAGCACCCCGACATCGCGGGCCTGCTCTTGGAGGCGGGGCTCAGAATCGACGTCGTGCGCGGGGGTGTGAGCGATGACGTCAGGTGGGCGGCCAAGGGGTGGGCGGGATTGCACGTGGCGGCGGCGTTTGATCGGGCGGAGGAGGTTGAGCAGCTGGTGAAGGATGGGGTGGAGTGCAGGGATAAGGAGGGGCGGACGCCGCTGCTTCTGGCGGCGGGCAAAGGGCATCTGCGGACTGCCAAGGTGTTGGTGGCCGCCGGTGCCAACGTGGACGCCAGGAGCAAGGACGGCCGGACGGCTTTGTATAGAGCGGCGGCCGTCGGGGATCGGCCCATGGTGGAGATGCTGCTGCGGGCTGGCGCTGACCCCACTATTGGTGATGTCGATCACTGCCGTTCCGCCATTGGTGTCGCACGAGATAAGGGCCATGTAAGCGCTGTcgtcatttatttatttatttatttattcttgcctTTTTCGTTTTCATCTTCTCTTTCTACTTTTGAGGATTAcattatatagataaaaatattaaggTTAATTCCTTGCCAAGGCCCTtataatttctatcatttgatcTCGTTTTGCTTGATTTATATGCTATTGAAAGAGTGAAATTGGAGAAATCGATACAAATACTTAATcatgtatcttatcaatcatgcacaGTAAATGCCCCTACTCTCACCAAGAACTGATGCTGTCAAACTGACATAGTAATTTAGAGTTAGAGTTGTGTAGAATGCTGCATTATATATTATGGGAATTGGAATTGAAAGGTTCAACCGTGAAGGAAAGAACTTGAGGTTTGGCTAGCTAAGCAATTTCAAAGCTATCTTCCTAATTGTCTTGGTTTATGATCTTGACATTTCATTATAGACTCAAAAAACTGGTTATCTTAGGTGATTAGAATTTGCTTGCAATAAGGACCCTTGTGTTCTGTAGTTGGAACGGGGTGCGTATTGATAGCTATTCCTACAAGCCATGCTAATGTGAAAGTTGCTTTTATGTACAAAGCACGTTGTAGCTTGTTTGATTTCTGTGAGTTACTTTCTGCTGTTTTTTTGTTATGTTAGAGTGGAGATCAGTGGTTGGTAGTTTATTGTATACTAGATGATTCCTACATTATTGATTTTCAAGCTGTGGAATTCCATCTTACTTATTGAGCCGAGGAGGTATCTCCCGTTTAGAAAGCTCTAACTCTTTCAATGACATAACCAAACTCATTTTTTAGCTTCAGATCAAATATCTCTGACGAACTTGAACAAACTTTTCTCATGGAGCTGCAAGGAAATTTTGAAAATGGAATTTAAGCCCACATAGATTTTTGTCTGATAATCCTCATATAGATAGACACTTTCAAGCTTTGGCAGCTTGTATGAAAGCTTATTCCATGTGAATAGCATATCTAACACTCCCTGCTGATCAAAGATTATGTCTAGGTCAGTAATTGTCGAGTTGTATCAAAATATTGTAGGATGCCATCTTTTGTTACCTATTATTTGCATGTATTTATCCTTGGCATTCCTACAATCAACTGAAACTTATGGATTTGAGAAGTCAATTTAAGCAAGCACAACTCAATTAAGTTGCACTATATTGATATTCAACCTTTTCTGTCTCC is a window encoding:
- the LOC131001997 gene encoding protein VAPYRIN-like; its protein translation is MDKLVQVSDQEILIDFSLGCKCRTTIRLKSLISTAPLAFKVQTSSPHKFLVNPPTGLVPPLSSASFQIVLKPQPHLPSSFPRSPSDRFLLKTAAAPDLPDSTHSDLVNHWFASFPPRPTHDVKLKVYFVGPFLLAHAVAAGDFEAVRGIVKRQRSLVPELPLREAESLYRVAAQHPDIAGLLLEAGLRIDVVRGGVSDDVRWAAKGWAGLHVAAAFDRAEEVEQLVKDGVECRDKEGRTPLLLAAGKGHLRTAKVLVAAGANVDARSKDGRTALYRAAAVGDRPMVEMLLRAGADPTIGDVDHCRSAIGVARDKGHMDIVKVLEQGEAVLHAARRGELEVLESLLEKGANMNFCDQYGLTALHVAAIKGNKDAVMMLVEFGASVEWQDAEGHTPLHLAVEGGSFETVEVLICRGANVNATTTKGATPLYISKLMEYEDITKLLLDKGAAAPLNQLP